Genomic window (Propionibacteriaceae bacterium ZF39):
ACACCCTCGACGACTGCCCGCAAGCCTGCGTGGACGCCTGGCTCAGCACGAGCCGCAGCACCCGCCTGGGGTTCGTCCGCTGGCTCACACGAGGCGGCTACCTACCCCGAGTCACGTTGCCCGAACCCGTCGCGGCGAAAGACCCCGCCCATCAGGTTGACGCCGAAGATCAGCTGGCCCTTGCCCGCCGACTCCTGCACGACTCCACCGTCGCCAGCATCGAGGATCGCGCCGCCGCCTGCCTGATCCTGCTCTATGCCCAGCCCGTCGCGAAGATCGCCGCCCTCACCACCGACGACATCGAGGTCCGCGACACGGGAACCTATCTGCGGCTCGGCCGCGAACCGCTGCTGCTGATCCCGCCTCTGGACGGGCTGGTCACCGCGCTACCGGTCGTCAAGCCGTTCGGCACTGCGAGCATCCTGGCTGATGCCCGGTGGCTGTTCACTGGCAAGAACGCGGGCACCCATCTTCATCCCGCTTCACTCATGCGGCGGATGAACCAGCTCGGCATCTTCACCCGCGCCAGCCGGAGCACCGCGCTACTGCACCTGGCCTCCACGACCCCGCCCGCCGTGTTCGCCTCGCTCATCGGCATCCACATCACCACCGCGACCCGCTGGGCTGAACTCACCGGCTCAGCCTGGAACACCTACGCCGCCGCCCGACGCTGACGACCAAGGTCACTCCCGCTCCGTCTGAAGCAAGGTCGCGGTCTGCTCTACCCAGCGTCGTTGCCTGCCCGTCTCGACAGCTCGCCGGTGATAGTGGGAACGGACCCACGCCACCGCGTCTTCTGGCGCGACACCGCTCATCGTTGCCAGCAGCGCCAAAGCCGTCCCGGTCCGCCCGATGCCGCCGCCACACCCGATCTCGACTCGCTCCTCACCGGCACGTTCCCACGCCTCACGCAGCGCCGTCGTCGCGTCGTCGGTCGAGTCCGGTAGCCGGAAGTCTCGCCACCGCACCCAGCGATGAGGCCAAGGACCAGGCGCTGGGTCACGGCCAAGTAGATAGACCGCGAAATCGGGGGCAGGCACATCGCCGCGCGGCCGGCGCACGCCGACGCCGCGGATGCGTCGCCCGTCGGGCAACACCACCACACCCGGCTCGTCAGTCCATGCGTCCACACTTCAACGCTAGCCCGACGGCGGCGGTCCTGCCTGCGCACCTCGCCAGCATGGATTTCGAACGCTTCGAATACTTGCGATCCCCGGTTGGACGATGACCATGGATGTGTTCCCCGACTTCGGCGGCGTCGGCGGCGCCGCCGACCTCCGCGCCATCGTTGGCGCGCTGCTCATGTTCGTGCTCGTCACCGCCGTGCTCATGCTCATCGTCTGCGCCATCATCTGGGCGATCGCGTCATCCAGCGGCAACTATCAGGCGGCGACCAAGGCTCGCACGGGTCTGTTCGTCGCGGTCGGCGCCGCCGCTCTCGCCGGGGCCGGCGTCGCGTGGCTCAACTTCCTGCTGGACGTCGGCACCCAACTCTGACTACCTCCGCCGCCGCTGGGATCGCGGGGTGCACCTGACGGACGAGAACCCCTTCTCGTCAATAGTCAGGAGCACCCCGTGATCGACATCGACCCCAACTCATCCGGTCTTCCCGGCATCGAGCAACTGCGCATCATCGTCGGCGCCGTCATGACCGTCGGCCTCATCCTCTCCGTCCTCGCGCTCATCGTCAGCGCGATCGTGTGGGGCTTCGGCGCCAACTCCTCCAACCCGCACCTCGCGAGCAGGGGCAAGGTCGGCGTTCTCGTGAGCTGCGGGGCGGCGATCATCTGCGGTGCCGCGGTGACGCTGATCAACTTCTTCTGGGGCGTCGGGCAGGCCGTGTGATGACCACCCGACATGACTCCCGGCCGCGGGGGTGGCTGCGGTGAGCGTCTGCGATGTCCCAGTCATCTCCTCCGTCTGCGACGCCGTGGGCGAAGGCACCGCCTCCCTGATCGCCGCCCCGTTCGACTGGCTCGCCCAAGCGATGGCCGGTGCCGCCGCGTGGCTGTTCGAGGCGGTCTGGTGGGTCTTCGACACCACGACCCTCGTGGACGTCACCAGCGCCGAGTACATCGGCGTCTACAACGTCCTGTTCGGCGTCGCTGTCTTCATCATGCTCGTGTTCTTCTGCTTGCAGCTCATCACCGGGCTCATCCACCGCGACCCGACCGCCCTCAACCGTGCCGCCCTCGGTCTCGCCAAGAGCGTGCTCGGATCGTTCCTGGTCATCACGCTGACCGCGTTGCTGCTGGAAGTGACCGACCAGCTCGCGGTCGGGATCGTCCAGGCCACCGGCAACACGATGGAAGGGATGGGGACCCAGATCGGGCTCCTCGCCGCAGGCCTGGCCACCATCAACATCACCGCTCCCGGTGTCGGCGCGATCCTGACGATCTTCCTCGCCGGACTCGCTATCAGCGCGGCGGCGATCGTGTGGTTCTCGCTGCTCATCCGCAAAGCCCTGCTGCTGGTCGCCATCGTGTTCGGGCCGGTCGCCCTGGCCGGGGCGACATGGGATGCGACCAAGGGATGGTTCGCCAAATGGGCGACCTTCGTCATCGCCCTCATCTTCTCCAAGCTCGTCCTCGTCGTGATCTTCCTCGTCGCCATCGGCCAGGTCTCCGCCCCCATCGAGGCGGACCTGGCATCCATCTCCGACCCGATCGCCGGCGTCGCGCTGATGTTCATCGCGGCGTTCGCCCCGTACATCACGTACAAGTTCCTGTCCTTCGTCGGGTTCGACATGTACCACGCGATGTCGTCGGAGCAGGAGGCGAAGTCGGCGCTGAACCGGCCTGTCCCAGTGCCGTCTGCGCCGAAGGCTGACACGGCCAAGAAGGTACTCGACGGCAGCACCGACTCCGGCAGCGCACCCTCGAACGGTGGCGGAGGAGGCGGTAGTCCAACACCGCCGCCTACCTCCTCGTCGGCGGCGCCCACCAGTGCGGGAGCCGGCACAGCGGGCACAGGAGCCGCCGCTTCCTCGACAGGGGCAGGAGCGGGAGCTGGCACCGCCGCTGGTGCCGGGGCCGGGACAGCGGGCGCTGCGGGTGCTGGTGCAGCCGCCGGCCCTGTGGGTGCTGCGGTCGTCGTCGGCGGTGCGGTGGTCAAGGGCGCGGCGACCGCCGGCCCGAAGGCCGGCAATGCGGTCGGTGGAGCGGCCGACAGTCAGGCAGGCGCGGCCACGGAGCAGGCATCCCCGCCGCTGGTTCCACCATCGCAAGGCACCCCGCCGCAGCGTCCCGCACCGTCGACGCCGCCCCCGGCCGCTCCGTCCTCGGCGCCGCCGTCCGGGCCGTCCACCGGCTCGGCGGAGTCCTCGCCCGCGCCTCGGCGCCGGTCGGACCCGCCACCTCCGCCGTCGTCCAAGCCGACCGGGAAGGGGTGACCTGCGATGTCTACGAACACGCACGCGAACAGTGACTACCCGTTGGCGGCGGTGCAGTTCTCCCGGCTCACCAAGCGCGGGATCATGCTGGGCCTGTCGCTGCCGCAACTCATCGTCCTCGGCATCGCCGTGCTCACAGTCGTCTTCTCGCTCTACCTCGGCGGCGGCCTGGCCTTCGCCTGGACCGCCCCGGTATGGGCCACCGCAGCACTGCTCGCGGTGATCCCCGCGGGTGGGCGGAAGGTGATCGAGTGGGTGCCCATCGTGGCCCGCTGGATCGCCCGCACGTATCTGGGGCAGCTCATTTATCGGCGCCGCGTCATCAAGCCGAGACCTGCCGGGACGCTCGCGCTTCCGGGTGATGCGGCACCGTTGCGGGAATGGGAGGACCCCGAGACCGGGGCGGCGATGATCCAAGACCCGCACGCGCAGACGCTGACTGCGATCCTCGGCGTCTCGCATCCGGCGTTCGTGCTCCTCGATCCCGGTGAGCAGCAGCGCAGGGTCTCCGGGTGGGGGCGCGTCCTCGCCGCGGCCTGCCGTTCGGGGCGCATCGCCCGCATCCAGGTGTCGGAGCGGACGCTGCCGGACTCGGGAACGGGGTTGGCGGAGTGGTGGCGCACGCACGGCACCGACGACGGGTCCTGGGCCGCGACCACCTACGCCGAGCTGATCGAGCGCGCCGGCCCCGCCGGGGAACGCCACGCCACGACGATCAGCCTGGCGCTGGACATGAAGGCCGCGAGCCGGCAGATCAGGACTTCCGGTGGCGGGATGCGCGGTGCCGCCGCGGTGCTCCGGCAGGAGATGACCACGCTGACGACGGCGCTGCGCGCAGCGGAGCTCACCTCGACGGGGTGGCTCACGCCCGGCGAGGTCGCCGTCATCCTGCGTTCGGCGTACGACCCGGCCGCCGCTCCCGCGCTAGAACGGCATGGCGACCTCGGGCGGGATCTGGCGACGGCGGGCCCGGTAGCGGTGACCGAGACGTGGGATCGGTTGCGGTCGGACAGTGCGTTCCATGCGGTGTTGTGGATCAGTGAGTGGCCCCGCTCGCAGGTCTACCCAGGGTTCCTTGCCCCGCTCGTGCTGTCCAACGGCATCCTCCGCACCCTCGCCCTGCACTACACGCCGGTGCGCGCCGATCAGGCCGCGCGGGACCTGCGGAAGAAGAAGACCGAACTCATCAGCGACCAGGCGCAGCGGCGCAAGATCGGGCAGATCGAAGACGCCGCCACCAGCGCCGAACTGGACGACGTCCTCCAGCAAGAGGCGGACCTGACCGCCGGGCACGGCGTCCTGCGCGTCTCCGGCCTCGTGTCCGTCTCCGCGCCGACCGTCGATGAGCTCGACGCCGCGGTCGCCGCGGTCGAGCAGGCCGCGATCCAAGCCTCCTGCGAGACCCGCCGCCTCGTCGGCCAGCAAGCCCAGGCCTTCACCGCCGCTGCGCTGCCGCTGTGCCGGCCGGTCTGACCCGGCGCACCTGCCCACCAACCATCCGACGCTTCTGTGAGGAACAACGCTCATGCCTACCTTCGATAACCCCGTCGCGGACGCCACGGAGGCGTCCGCCGCGTTGCGGGGCCTGGCCCACGCAACCCGCCAGTTCACCGACCCGGCCGACACCTACCCAGTGATCGGTGACCTGCTGTCCGGAGTCCGGTCGCTGCGGCAGGTACTGGATCAGCTCGCCGCCGCCCATATCGCTCCCCGTGCCCGCGCGCACGACGACGCCGGGAACCAGGCCACCGGCGCGACCTCGGCCCTCGCGGCCGCGGACGAGCTGCACCAGGCCGGCACACTCCTGGACTCCGTGGCCTGGCGGCTCGACGCCGCCTCCCAGCACTCCGGGCGTATCGCCTGGCACCCCGCACCCGACCCCGCAGACGCGGGGGCGGGGCGTACGAGCGTGCAGGCCGGGACGCTCACGCTGACGGTGTGGCCGGACGAGCCGCTGGGCCAGCACCAGCGCTACGCCTACCTCATCGAGCACCGGGACAGCGGGCAGAGCATCCAAGGGCGGGATCTGTTTACCGGGGCCGGCGCGCCTGTCTCACCGGAGCGGGCGCTGCGTGACCTCGCCGCCTACCTGACCGCAGCAGGCGATGCGCACCAACACGCCACCGACAACGGCACGGCGTATGAGGGGCCGTTCGATGAGTGGACCGCCGACGTCGCCCGGCAGAACTCCGACGCCCTGACCGAGCTGGCCGACCGCGGCCCGCAGGGCCCTGCGCCCACCGTTGGGGAGGCGGCGGGCGTGCGGTGGATCAGCGTCGTGTTCCTCCAAGGCTCCGAGGCCTACGAGGTGCTGGACCTCATCGACCGGGAGGGCACGGACGCGGCGATCGAGCACCTGGCCGGGTTCGACTACGGCGAGGAGACCGTACAGACAGCGCTCGAGAACGGCTACGTCTACGACGAGCCCCCGACCGGTGCCCTCGACAAGGTAGCGACCCGAGACGTCTACACCCTCACCTACAACCCGTTCCTCGGCCACGTCTCGCTACTGCGCGAGCACGGCGCCCTGCCCGACCCGGCACTCCTCGGCATCGACACCCCGATTCCCGCGCCCGCGTCGACCGCGGCGTCGGCGCGCGTCGCACACCAGCCTGCACGCGCGAACACCCAGGCGGCGAACCGCGAGCGCGGCGCGGGCGACTGGTTCACTCGACGCCCCGGTGCCGCCACGGCGCAGGGCCGGGGGCTCGCGCTGTGACCGCGCAGGACGAGGGCCGCCTGCACACGGCCGTGCTCGTCGGCCCCGAAGGCGAACGACGCCGGGCCCGTAAGGACCGCCGGCAGGCTGCGACCCGAATCGAGACCACCGCCCGCAAGGCACGGAAGGCCGAGGCGAAGGCCCTGTGGGAGGCGGAGCAGGCCGAGCGGCGCGCGACGACCTACCTGCCCGCCGCTGGCGAGCCGGGGCCTGCGGCGTTGCGCACGCCGGGCCGGTTCCGTCTCCCCAAGCACCAGGACACGAGTGCGACGTTGGCTGGGCAGTACCCGTTCCTGGCCGAAGGCGGCCTCGGATCGGAGGGGATCTTCGTCGGGCAGGACCTCTACTCCGGCGGGTCGTTCGTCTACGACCCGTGGGTGCTCTACCGGCGCGGGATCATCACCGCCCCCAACGTCGTCCTGGCCGGCATCGTCGGCTCCGGCAAGTCGAGCCTGGCAAAGTCGCTCTACACGCGCTCGCTCCCGTTCGGACGACGCGTCTACGTCCCCGGCGACCCGAAGGGCGAGCACACCGCCGTCGCCGAAGCCGTCGGTGGACGCGCAATCATCCTCGGCCACGGCCTCTCCAACCGCCTCAACCCTCTCGATGAGGGCCATAGGCCATCCGCGGTGTCCGACAGCGAGTGGGCGATGCAGGTCGCCTCCCGCCGCCGCGACCTTATCGGCGCCCTCGCAGAGACCGTGCTGGACCGGGCGCTGACGCCGTTGGAGCACACCGCGATCGACCTCGCCCTCCAAGACGCGGTACGGAGCGCGGAGGTTCCGATCCTGCCGATGGTCGTCGACCGCATCCTTACCCCAACCTCGGCCGACGACGCGGATGGACGGCTCGCGGAAGACGGTCGGCTCGTCGGCCACGCCCTGCGCCGACTCGTCGCGGGCGACCTCCAAGGACTGTTCGACGGCCCGTCCACGGTCAGGTTCGACCCGTCCCTGCCAATGGTGTCCCTCGACCTGTCCCGGGTCGCGGAGAACAGCACCTTGATCTCGGTGCTGATGACGTGCTCGTCGGCGTGGATGGAGTCGGCCCTGTCCGACCCGGCAGGCGGGCAACGCTGGGTGATCTACGACGAAGCCTGGCGCCTGATGGCCTACCCGTCCCTCCTGCGGCGTATGGACGCCCAGTGGCGGCTCGCCCGGCACTTCGGAATCGCGAACATGCTGATCTTCCACAAGCTCTCCGACCTCGACAACGTCGGCGACCAGGGCTCCGCCATGCGCGCCCTCGCATCGTCGCTGCTGGCGAACGCGGAGACCAGGATCGTCTACCGGCAGGAAGCCGACCAGCTCGGCTCCACCGCAACAGCGCTCGGCCTCACGGGCACTGAGCAGAAGCTGCTTCCCGGCCTGGGGACCGGGCAGGGGCTGTGGCGCATCAAGGACCGCTCCTTCGTCGTGCAGCACCAACTCCACCCCGCCGAGTTCGCCGCCTTCGACACCACGAGCCGCATGATCGCAGAAACCGGGAAGTTCACCGTTGAGAATGACGAACCGTCGGCCTCGCTGACGGTTCCCGCCGCGGGCGGTGCGGCGTGATGGCCCGGCCCCGCTATAAGCGCACGATCATGCCCGCGTCTGTTCACCGTGACGAGGTCGAGGCTGTGCCGGTCGTTCTCCCGCTCGTGGTCATCACGATCACCGACGACGGACGCATGACGGTCACCGTCGACGGCGTGCCGTTCGAGCCGGAGCCGTTCGCGCCTCCGTGGCGACGAGAGGACTTCGCCGCCGTCCTCGACCAGCTCACCGAACAGCGCCGCTCGCCGGTGCGGGTCGAGGTGCGCGAAGCGGACGGAAGCACGTTCACCGACATCATCACTCCGACCAGACGCCGCCGCACCGAACCAAAACCCGCCCCCGCACCTGAGCCACCGGTCGCGAGTGCTCCGCCCGAACTCGTGGCGCTCCACGGCGAGGGGTTCGTGCCGGGCGAGGACGTGGCGATCGCCGTCGTCATCGCCCACGGCGATGCCGCCCCGGACGGCGCGATGCGCGGCCTGCTCACCGCCGACCAGCTCGCCGTGAGCCCGACCCGAGAGGTGATCCTGCTCGGCCGCGTCTCCGGGACGCTCACGATCGGGCACCCCGAATGACCACCCCGAGGCCGACGGGATCGCTCGGGGACGAGCTGAGCAACCTCGGCATCGGCCTCCTCATCGGCGCCGCGATCCTCGCCGCCATCCTCCGCGGCGCCGGCTCGGTCGCCGCGTGGATCACCGGGACCGGGCAACCCGCCGGCGGAGTCGAGGCCGGGTTGGGCGTGCTGCTCAACCCCGGCGACCCGGCGGCCGCGCTCGGCGCACCCGGTCTGAACGTCGTGGCGTACTGGATCACCGCCGCCGTCCTCATCCTCGCCGCCGCTGGCGCAGGGTGCTGGGGGTGGCGGTTCTTCCGCGAGCACGGCCGACAGGTCAAGAACGACCCCTACCGCATCCCCGGTATCGCCACCCGCACCGAGGTCACCAAGGCCGCCTCCGAGACCGCGCTGCTGCGCCGGGCCGGGCACCTGCGACCCTCGCTCCACAAGCCGACACCGGAGGACGTCGGCTACCGGATCGGCCAGTCGCGCGGCAAGAGCGTGTGGGCATCGGTGGAGGACAGCATCCTGCTGATCGGCCCGCCCCGGTCCGGGAAGGGCGCCCACATCGTCATCAACACCATCCTCGACGCACCCGGCGCAGTCGTCACCACCTCGACCCGGCCGGACAACCTCACCGCGACTCTCCGCGCCCGCGAGCGCATCGGCCCGGTCGCCGTGTTCGACCCACAGCACCTCGCCGAAGGCATCCCCGCAGGCCTCAGATGGTCACCCATCCGCGGGTGCGAGGACCCGCTGACCGCGATGATCCGCGCCACCGGACTCGCCGCCGGCACCGGCCTGTCCGCAGGCGGAGTCGAAGGCGGCGGGTTCTGGGAAGGCAAGACCCGCACCGCCCTCCAAGCCCTGCTCCACGCCGCTGCCCTCGACCGTCGCCCACCGGGTGAACTGTTCCGGTGGACCCTCGACCCATCCGCCGCCGCGGACGCAGTCGCGATCCTGACAGCGAACCCACGAGCGGCTGTCGGGTGGGCGGAGTCGCTACAGGCGATGATCGACTCCGACCCGAGAACCCGCGACTCCATCTGGCAAGGCGTCTCCCTCGCCCTCGCCGCCCTGGCGGACCCGCGCGTGCTCGACGCCGTGTCGCCGCGCGAAGGCGAGAACTTCGACCCCGAAGCCTTTCTCCGTGCCCGCGGAACGCTCTACCTGCTGGCGACCGGCGCCGGCGCCAACAACAGCGCGGCGTTGGTGGCGGCGTTCGTGGAAGACGTCGTGGAAGCCGCCCGCCGCATCGCCGCCGGAAGCCCCGGCGCGAGGCTCGACCCGCCCTTGCTGCTCGCCCTCGATGAGGTCGGCAACCTCGCCCCCTTACCGTCACTGCCCACGCTCATGGCCGAAGGCGGCGGCACCGGGATCACGACCATGCCCGTACTCCAAAGCCTCGCTCAGGCGCGGGAGAAATGGTCGGAGAACGCCGCCGGCGCGATCTGGGACGCCTCCATCGTCAAGATCATCCTCGGCGGCGCTTCCAACAGCCGCGACCTGCACGACCTGACCACGCTCATCGGCGAGCGCGACGAGGTGACCGACTCCACCACGGTCGGAGACCACGGCTCCCGCTCCGCGCAACGCTCCATCCGGCGCGTCCCGATCATGCCGCCCGACACGATCAGGACGTTGCCGTTCGGGACTGCGCTCGTGCTGCTGCGCTCCGCGCCGCCCATAGTCACGAGGATGCGGACCTGGCTCGACCGGCCGGATGCGAAGGAACTGCGGGCCGACCGGGCCGGCATCGAGGCGCTGCTGCAACGCCGTCCGCTGGAGGAGCCGGGCGCACCTGCCTGACACAAGGGCGGCCCCGGCTGTGGGGCCGCCCGTCGATGTCAGAAATGAGGACAGTCCGATGGCTCTCCACACGCAGGAATCCCTCTCCGGGTTTATCGCCTCCGACCCGCAGCTCACCTACACCGAGCGCGGCGACGCGCGCCTGTACGTCAAGATCGGCCAGGAACACTACCGCCGTGAGGAGGACGGGTCGTTCACGCAGACCGAGACGACCTTCCACGACCTCGTCGCGTTCAAGAAGACCGCCGAACGCGCGCACGACCGCCTCGCCAAGGGCGACAAGTTCGTCGCAGAGGGCTACGTCCGCGAGTACGACCACACCACGCCGGACGGCGAAGTCGTCAAAGCCGAGGAGTTCGTGGCGAAGAAGCTCGGCCACGACCTCGCCCGCACCCGCTACGAGGTCAAGCGGACCCGCCGCCAGCCCGCCGTCACGCGAGAAGCCGCGGGGCAGTCCGTCGATGCCGAGGCGCGCCGCGAGGCCCGCAACGCCGCACCGGCGCTCGGACTCTGACCGGCGGTGACCATGATGAACGAGAACGACAGCGACGCGCCGGACCTGGGTGACGAGCCCGACCTCGATGAGGCGCCCGAGGAGTTCGAGGGGTCGTTGCTGCCCGAGCCGCCGCACCCTATCAACTGGAACCTCCTGACGAGCGAGGAAGCCGAGGCCGAGTGGCTGGAGCTGAATAAGTGGGTCAACTGGCTCCGCACGACATATGGTCTGCCCGCATCGGTGGTGCCGCCGTTCTGGCACCGCCACCCCGAGCTCGTCTGGGAGCTCTCGGCCCTGCACCTGCACTGGCTGGCCGCCTACGACAGCGAGCAGAACGCCTCCGCGCCGCTGGGCTGGCACCGCGACTTCGCCGACGCCAGACAGCGGCTCAGGGATTGGGTCGCCGCCTGCGGCACCCGCCTCGACCGAGACCGCCCCACCCGGCAGACCGTCTGGCCCGGCGAGGACCCGGCAGAGCCCGTCGAGGACCGGATCATCGCCAACCGCGACGAGGACTTCGTGCAGTTCGTCCTCGATGACGTCGCCGCCCGCAAGCAGGCCGAGGACGAGTTCTACGCCGGCCTCGACCCTGCCACTGGGGAGTTGCGCGACTGATGGGCACCTACGTCAAGAAGACCGACCGGCGCCGCTATGAGGACCGTTCATTCTCCGTACGCGCGGTACATCGCGAGGACGCCGACTTGCACAAGCTCGCCGAGGTTCTGATCCGGCTGACCTTGCAGGAGACCGGCCGATCGCGCGCCGAGCGTCGCGCCGCCGCAATACCGGAGACCTACCGTCCGGCAATGGTCGCCGACCAGGCATCCGGGTAGAATCGAGCACAAGCAAGCCTCGCGTCGACGTGGTGTTGTGGTCCCAAACCCCGCTCCGGCGGGCAACGTTTACGTGGCCGTTCCGGCCTAGTCCTAGAGCTTTCGGGCTTCCTCTCACGATCAGCACCCCTCGGGCGTTCAGCCCGAGCGCGAGGGCCGAGATTTCGTGAGAGCAGGCCCCCATGAGTACCACGTCCGCGCGCACTCCAGACCCGGTGCGCAGTCTCATCGAACCGCCCCAGGGCACCGCACTCGCGGTGTCCTACCTGCGCGTCTCCACCAAGGAGCAAGCCGAGAAGGGCGGCACCGATGAAGGCTTCTCCATTCCCGCCCAGCGCGAGGCCAACCGCCGCAAGGCCGAACAGCTCGGCGCGGTCATCGTGAAGGAGTTCATCGACGCGGGCGAGTCCGCCCGCAAGGCCGACCGGCCCGAGCTGATGCGGATGATCCAGTACGTCAAGCGCAACCGTGTCGCGTACTGCATCGTCCACAAGGTCGACCGGCTCGCCCGCAACCGCGCCGACGACGTAACGATCCACCTCGCCTTGCAGGAGGCCGGGGTCATGCTCGTCTCCGCGACCGAGAACATTGACGAGACCCCCAGCGGGATGCTGCTGCACGGCATCATGTCCACGATCGCGGAGTTCTACTCCCGCAATCTCGCCACCGAGGTCATCAAGGGCATGACGCAGAAAGCCGCCACCGGCGGCACGGTCGGCAAGGCACCGATCGGCTACCTCAACATCCGTTCCCGCGACGAGCTCGGCCGCGAAGTTCGCACGGTGCAGCTCGACCCCGACCGGGCACCGCTGATTGAGTGGGCATACAAGGCATACGCCTCCGGGAACTGGACCGTCAGCCAGATCCACGACGAGCTGACGTCGCGAGGGCTGGTCAGTCTTCCCACCCCGAAGCGGCCCTCGAAACCGCTCGCTGTGTCCTCGGTACACCGAATGCTGACGAACCCGTACTACAAGGGCGACGTGATCTACCGCGGCGTCGCCTACAAGGGTGCGCACCAGCCGCTCGTCCCGGCCGAGGTCTGGTACCAGGTGCAGTCCGTCCTCACCGCGCACAAGAGCGCATCCGAGGCAACCCAGGTGCACGACCACTACCTGAAAGGCACCGTCTACTGCGGGGCCTGCGGGTCCCGCCTCATCGTGTCAAACGCGAAGAACCGACACGGCAACGTCTACCCCTACTTCGTCTGCTCAGGGCGGCACTCCAAGCGGACCGACTGCACGAGGCAGGCCATCCTCATCGAGGACGTCGAGCACTTGATCGAGAACTACTACCAGCGCGTGCAACTCACCCCCGCCCGACGCGAAGCTCTGGCCGGGATGCTGCACCACGAGTTCGACCGGCTGATGTCCGCCGAAGCCGACGAACTCGCCCAGCTCACCGCGAACCGCGACCGCCTGGAGCACGAGCAAGACCGGCTCATGCAGGCCCACTACGCCGACGCGATCCCGCTCGCCGTCCTCAAACGGGAACAAGACCGCATCGCCGGAGAACTCGACCAGGTGAACCGCCGCCTCGACGCCCACCACGGCGAGTACACCGACGCCCGCGCGCACCTG
Coding sequences:
- a CDS encoding protein-tyrosine phosphatase family protein, encoding MDAWTDEPGVVVLPDGRRIRGVGVRRPRGDVPAPDFAVYLLGRDPAPGPWPHRWVRWRDFRLPDSTDDATTALREAWERAGEERVEIGCGGGIGRTGTALALLATMSGVAPEDAVAWVRSHYHRRAVETGRQRRWVEQTATLLQTERE
- a CDS encoding DUF6112 family protein; its protein translation is MTMDVFPDFGGVGGAADLRAIVGALLMFVLVTAVLMLIVCAIIWAIASSSGNYQAATKARTGLFVAVGAAALAGAGVAWLNFLLDVGTQL
- a CDS encoding DUF6112 family protein, producing MIDIDPNSSGLPGIEQLRIIVGAVMTVGLILSVLALIVSAIVWGFGANSSNPHLASRGKVGVLVSCGAAIICGAAVTLINFFWGVGQAV
- a CDS encoding conjugal transfer protein TrbL codes for the protein MSVCDVPVISSVCDAVGEGTASLIAAPFDWLAQAMAGAAAWLFEAVWWVFDTTTLVDVTSAEYIGVYNVLFGVAVFIMLVFFCLQLITGLIHRDPTALNRAALGLAKSVLGSFLVITLTALLLEVTDQLAVGIVQATGNTMEGMGTQIGLLAAGLATINITAPGVGAILTIFLAGLAISAAAIVWFSLLIRKALLLVAIVFGPVALAGATWDATKGWFAKWATFVIALIFSKLVLVVIFLVAIGQVSAPIEADLASISDPIAGVALMFIAAFAPYITYKFLSFVGFDMYHAMSSEQEAKSALNRPVPVPSAPKADTAKKVLDGSTDSGSAPSNGGGGGGSPTPPPTSSSAAPTSAGAGTAGTGAAASSTGAGAGAGTAAGAGAGTAGAAGAGAAAGPVGAAVVVGGAVVKGAATAGPKAGNAVGGAADSQAGAATEQASPPLVPPSQGTPPQRPAPSTPPPAAPSSAPPSGPSTGSAESSPAPRRRSDPPPPPSSKPTGKG
- a CDS encoding SCO6880 family protein, which gives rise to MSTNTHANSDYPLAAVQFSRLTKRGIMLGLSLPQLIVLGIAVLTVVFSLYLGGGLAFAWTAPVWATAALLAVIPAGGRKVIEWVPIVARWIARTYLGQLIYRRRVIKPRPAGTLALPGDAAPLREWEDPETGAAMIQDPHAQTLTAILGVSHPAFVLLDPGEQQRRVSGWGRVLAAACRSGRIARIQVSERTLPDSGTGLAEWWRTHGTDDGSWAATTYAELIERAGPAGERHATTISLALDMKAASRQIRTSGGGMRGAAAVLRQEMTTLTTALRAAELTSTGWLTPGEVAVILRSAYDPAAAPALERHGDLGRDLATAGPVAVTETWDRLRSDSAFHAVLWISEWPRSQVYPGFLAPLVLSNGILRTLALHYTPVRADQAARDLRKKKTELISDQAQRRKIGQIEDAATSAELDDVLQQEADLTAGHGVLRVSGLVSVSAPTVDELDAAVAAVEQAAIQASCETRRLVGQQAQAFTAAALPLCRPV
- a CDS encoding ATP-binding protein, yielding MTAQDEGRLHTAVLVGPEGERRRARKDRRQAATRIETTARKARKAEAKALWEAEQAERRATTYLPAAGEPGPAALRTPGRFRLPKHQDTSATLAGQYPFLAEGGLGSEGIFVGQDLYSGGSFVYDPWVLYRRGIITAPNVVLAGIVGSGKSSLAKSLYTRSLPFGRRVYVPGDPKGEHTAVAEAVGGRAIILGHGLSNRLNPLDEGHRPSAVSDSEWAMQVASRRRDLIGALAETVLDRALTPLEHTAIDLALQDAVRSAEVPILPMVVDRILTPTSADDADGRLAEDGRLVGHALRRLVAGDLQGLFDGPSTVRFDPSLPMVSLDLSRVAENSTLISVLMTCSSAWMESALSDPAGGQRWVIYDEAWRLMAYPSLLRRMDAQWRLARHFGIANMLIFHKLSDLDNVGDQGSAMRALASSLLANAETRIVYRQEADQLGSTATALGLTGTEQKLLPGLGTGQGLWRIKDRSFVVQHQLHPAEFAAFDTTSRMIAETGKFTVENDEPSASLTVPAAGGAA
- a CDS encoding TraM recognition domain-containing protein, which encodes MTTPRPTGSLGDELSNLGIGLLIGAAILAAILRGAGSVAAWITGTGQPAGGVEAGLGVLLNPGDPAAALGAPGLNVVAYWITAAVLILAAAGAGCWGWRFFREHGRQVKNDPYRIPGIATRTEVTKAASETALLRRAGHLRPSLHKPTPEDVGYRIGQSRGKSVWASVEDSILLIGPPRSGKGAHIVINTILDAPGAVVTTSTRPDNLTATLRARERIGPVAVFDPQHLAEGIPAGLRWSPIRGCEDPLTAMIRATGLAAGTGLSAGGVEGGGFWEGKTRTALQALLHAAALDRRPPGELFRWTLDPSAAADAVAILTANPRAAVGWAESLQAMIDSDPRTRDSIWQGVSLALAALADPRVLDAVSPREGENFDPEAFLRARGTLYLLATGAGANNSAALVAAFVEDVVEAARRIAAGSPGARLDPPLLLALDEVGNLAPLPSLPTLMAEGGGTGITTMPVLQSLAQAREKWSENAAGAIWDASIVKIILGGASNSRDLHDLTTLIGERDEVTDSTTVGDHGSRSAQRSIRRVPIMPPDTIRTLPFGTALVLLRSAPPIVTRMRTWLDRPDAKELRADRAGIEALLQRRPLEEPGAPA
- a CDS encoding single-stranded DNA-binding protein; amino-acid sequence: MALHTQESLSGFIASDPQLTYTERGDARLYVKIGQEHYRREEDGSFTQTETTFHDLVAFKKTAERAHDRLAKGDKFVAEGYVREYDHTTPDGEVVKAEEFVAKKLGHDLARTRYEVKRTRRQPAVTREAAGQSVDAEARREARNAAPALGL